A stretch of the Desulfitobacterium chlororespirans DSM 11544 genome encodes the following:
- the trmB gene encoding tRNA (guanosine(46)-N7)-methyltransferase TrmB has translation MRLRRKAWARPELESDPKVIYNPMHYKENWQEAFGNNCPIHLELGCGRGQFINQCAELNPHINYIAIDLYDEVLVKALRKINEKALHNVRVIPMNIAKLESIFKHDQIEKIYINFCNPWPSRRHHHKRLTHPQFLSGYKKLMKDHSEIWFKTDDDELFKDSLKYFAEAGFIEKYRTFDLHQSEFTENIKTEYEEKFSNQGVKIKFGIFEVNKGSQD, from the coding sequence ATGAGACTTAGACGAAAAGCCTGGGCAAGACCTGAGCTGGAGAGTGATCCTAAAGTTATCTATAATCCCATGCATTATAAGGAAAATTGGCAGGAGGCTTTTGGCAATAACTGCCCTATTCATCTTGAACTGGGCTGCGGACGAGGGCAGTTCATCAATCAATGTGCAGAGCTGAACCCTCATATCAATTATATAGCTATCGATCTTTATGATGAGGTGCTGGTCAAAGCTCTGCGAAAAATTAATGAGAAGGCTCTCCATAATGTCAGAGTTATTCCGATGAATATTGCCAAGCTGGAGAGTATCTTCAAGCATGACCAGATAGAAAAGATCTATATTAATTTTTGCAATCCATGGCCCAGCCGCAGGCATCATCACAAAAGACTGACACATCCTCAATTTCTATCGGGCTATAAAAAGCTTATGAAAGACCATTCAGAAATATGGTTTAAAACAGATGATGACGAACTGTTTAAAGATAGCTTAAAGTACTTTGCCGAGGCAGGCTTTATTGAAAAGTACAGAACCTTTGATTTGCATCAAAGTGAATTCACCGAAAATATTAAGACAGAATATGAAGAAAAGTTCAGCAACCAGGGAGTTAAGATTAAATTTGGGATATTTGAGGTCAATAAGGGTTCGCAGGATTGA
- a CDS encoding RidA family protein encodes MIIRRNPKNVHEPVGPYVHQIEIPEKTKLLNLSGQIGMDLQKDIPATVEEQFKLALKNIDLNLQEAGVSRKNITKLVLYFVDELDSKARGDILLDFFGESLPCCTLIYVKALATPKIKVEIDAWAAQPV; translated from the coding sequence ATGATTATAAGGCGAAACCCAAAGAATGTTCATGAACCCGTGGGACCTTACGTCCATCAAATTGAAATTCCGGAAAAAACCAAATTATTAAATTTATCAGGACAAATAGGAATGGATTTACAAAAGGATATTCCTGCAACAGTTGAAGAGCAGTTTAAGTTGGCCTTAAAAAATATTGACCTCAACCTACAAGAGGCAGGAGTATCAAGAAAAAACATCACAAAACTTGTACTATATTTTGTAGATGAATTGGATAGCAAGGCCAGAGGCGATATTTTATTGGATTTTTTCGGTGAATCTCTACCATGCTGCACCTTGATTTATGTAAAAGCACTGGCTACTCCCAAAATAAAAGTAGAAATAGACGCTTGGGCTGCGCAGCCAGTCTGA
- a CDS encoding helix-turn-helix domain-containing protein: MSLLPLKFDLSPIFPVKSIEIRPHVHIMVSSGKFAHTQQRWSEATAPIFELSYSRKGVIHGEVNHQLVELKLGYSSLGFIDHASAHSEYQSGEEILLYSIWVQPEAFNSFCRAVGDTSARGFQTFQKGAYHFCSLKTDLREEGILSRLDSCLEKSADRLNTLMLESHILELLSLHFERLLELERTDEGFKELSKTDIERLNLAREILLHRIESPPSLLELSRLIQMNDCKLKRSFKVYFGHTVYEFVREQRLEKAFTLLSRQSCNVSQSAFAVGYTNISHFSKAFKGKFGISPGALIRSS, translated from the coding sequence ATGTCGCTCTTACCGCTGAAGTTTGACTTATCACCTATTTTCCCTGTGAAAAGCATTGAAATACGCCCCCATGTGCATATCATGGTTTCATCCGGCAAATTTGCACACACCCAGCAAAGATGGTCGGAAGCAACCGCGCCCATATTTGAACTCTCTTACAGCCGGAAAGGCGTCATCCATGGCGAAGTCAATCACCAGCTTGTGGAGCTCAAACTAGGGTACTCCTCCCTAGGATTTATAGACCATGCCTCAGCCCACTCGGAGTACCAGAGCGGCGAGGAAATTCTTCTCTACTCGATCTGGGTCCAGCCCGAAGCTTTTAACTCTTTTTGCCGTGCAGTGGGCGACACATCCGCCAGAGGTTTCCAGACCTTTCAAAAAGGAGCTTACCACTTTTGCAGTTTGAAGACCGACCTGAGAGAAGAGGGTATTTTGAGCAGGCTGGACAGCTGTCTGGAAAAGAGCGCCGACAGACTGAACACCCTTATGCTGGAAAGCCATATCCTTGAACTGCTCTCCCTGCATTTTGAGCGATTGCTGGAACTGGAAAGAACAGATGAGGGCTTTAAAGAACTATCGAAAACCGACATTGAACGCTTGAACCTGGCCCGTGAGATTTTGCTGCACCGCATTGAATCGCCCCCTTCTCTACTGGAATTATCCCGTCTGATTCAAATGAACGATTGCAAGCTAAAGCGCTCATTTAAGGTTTATTTTGGCCACACCGTTTACGAGTTTGTCCGGGAACAGCGGCTGGAAAAAGCCTTTACCCTCCTTTCCCGTCAAAGCTGCAATGTAAGTCAGTCGGCCTTTGCCGTAGGCTATACAAACATCAGTCATTTTTCCAAAGCCTTTAAAGGCAAGTTCGGGATAAGTCCCGGCGCCTTGATCCGAAGCAGCTGA
- a CDS encoding ABC transporter substrate-binding protein: MKKRLIMLMVLALAVFLSGCSSQSGGLENVAEETRTVKDMKGEVVIPTNPLRIVDVSGSADELTIMGIPFIASANTSMFDGVTVPEYLQSYFAANKVEVVGNYSGTMDLNLEKIAELKPDLIIMNIRHEKVYEQLKAIAPTLMLSDDINFVNWRGRFQQLGQWFGKEAVVTQWLKDFDARAAELAQKVKEVAGGETFAVIEANSVHFGSYYAYRTAGPGELLFDEMKLTPSAGVPEKVWGEVVDAEYFSRIDADHLFFFSDDGRPGETENSPAWQNLKAVQKGNVYYGVNGQQYDMAYTPKGKLLYMEKLAGAIINHTDVK; this comes from the coding sequence ATGAAGAAAAGGTTGATCATGCTTATGGTTTTAGCGTTGGCTGTATTTTTGTCCGGATGCTCATCCCAGTCAGGCGGTTTGGAAAATGTAGCGGAGGAGACAAGGACGGTTAAGGATATGAAGGGGGAAGTGGTGATTCCGACCAACCCGCTGCGCATTGTGGATGTTTCCGGTTCTGCCGATGAATTGACTATTATGGGCATTCCCTTTATTGCCTCAGCGAATACCAGTATGTTTGACGGTGTGACGGTTCCGGAGTATCTGCAAAGCTATTTCGCCGCCAACAAGGTGGAAGTGGTGGGCAATTACTCCGGAACCATGGATTTGAATCTGGAGAAAATCGCCGAGCTGAAGCCGGATCTGATCATTATGAACATAAGGCATGAAAAAGTCTATGAGCAGTTAAAGGCTATTGCTCCCACTCTGATGTTAAGCGACGATATCAATTTCGTGAATTGGCGGGGCCGGTTTCAGCAGCTTGGACAATGGTTCGGCAAGGAAGCTGTGGTAACCCAATGGCTCAAGGATTTTGACGCTAGGGCTGCCGAGCTTGCCCAGAAGGTAAAGGAAGTGGCCGGCGGGGAGACGTTTGCGGTTATTGAAGCCAATTCGGTTCATTTTGGTTCCTATTATGCCTACAGGACAGCAGGCCCCGGAGAGCTTCTTTTTGACGAAATGAAGCTGACTCCTTCCGCCGGAGTCCCGGAAAAGGTCTGGGGAGAAGTGGTGGATGCCGAGTATTTTTCCCGGATCGATGCGGATCATCTCTTCTTTTTCAGTGACGACGGCCGGCCCGGGGAAACGGAGAACAGCCCAGCTTGGCAGAATTTGAAAGCCGTACAGAAGGGAAATGTCTACTATGGAGTGAATGGGCAGCAATACGATATGGCTTACACTCCCAAAGGAAAGCTCCTCTATATGGAGAAACTGGCCGGGGCCATCATCAATCATACCGATGTTAAATAG
- a CDS encoding FecCD family ABC transporter permease gives MCLALAIMLSVSIGIAGSGFKTLLQTVVLGDNSSNLGRIMLEMRLPRALAACLTGAAFALAGAIMQGITRNPLADAGLLGINAGAGFAVALGAVLWPSLSSLGTMLTAFGGAALAVLLVYGLGMGKQKSGAIRLILAGAAVGAFLTALSQGVGLTFGLSKDLSFWTSGSLAGISWAQLNVAAPWIAAAGVAGLLLAGRLSILALGEESAAGLGVNVGALRLTGLGVVLVLAGASVSLAGGISFLGLIIPHTARLLVGADYRKILPLSALLGGMLLVLSDVAARMINAPFDTPVGALVSVIGVPFFLVLTYRKKGA, from the coding sequence ATGTGTTTAGCACTGGCCATCATGCTTTCCGTCAGTATCGGCATTGCCGGCAGCGGCTTTAAAACCCTTCTTCAAACGGTTGTCTTGGGGGATAACTCCTCCAATCTGGGCAGAATCATGCTGGAAATGCGCCTGCCCAGGGCTTTGGCCGCTTGCTTAACCGGAGCGGCCTTTGCCCTTGCCGGGGCGATTATGCAGGGGATCACCCGTAATCCCCTGGCGGATGCGGGACTTTTGGGGATCAACGCCGGGGCGGGTTTTGCGGTGGCCCTCGGTGCGGTGCTTTGGCCCTCTTTATCTTCTTTGGGGACCATGCTGACAGCTTTTGGGGGAGCGGCACTGGCTGTGCTGCTGGTTTATGGTCTGGGCATGGGTAAACAAAAATCCGGCGCGATTCGGCTGATTTTAGCGGGAGCCGCCGTAGGGGCTTTTTTGACGGCCTTGAGTCAAGGGGTAGGTCTTACGTTTGGGCTCTCCAAGGATCTGTCCTTTTGGACCTCGGGCAGTCTCGCTGGAATTTCCTGGGCTCAGTTAAACGTCGCAGCACCCTGGATTGCTGCCGCAGGGGTGGCTGGGCTGCTGCTTGCGGGGAGATTATCCATTCTAGCATTAGGTGAGGAGAGTGCGGCGGGATTGGGGGTTAATGTAGGAGCTCTCCGCCTGACCGGGTTGGGAGTGGTTCTGGTTTTGGCGGGAGCAAGCGTATCCCTGGCGGGAGGGATTTCTTTTCTGGGACTCATTATTCCTCATACGGCCCGGCTGCTGGTAGGAGCGGATTATCGCAAAATTTTGCCCCTCTCCGCACTTTTGGGCGGGATGCTGCTGGTGCTGTCCGATGTGGCGGCCCGCATGATCAACGCTCCTTTTGATACTCCGGTGGGTGCGCTGGTTTCGGTCATCGGCGTTCCCTTCTTTCTGGTGCTGACCTATCGGAAGAAAGGAGCTTAG
- a CDS encoding FecCD family ABC transporter permease, with protein MHKNHQRLLFLGLLFSGVLVAMLLAVNCGYARISYDQVLMTVWRPWESGASLVLVQIRLPRIVLAVLCGMGLALSGCTLQSVTENPLADPGILGINAGAGLMVVIFLAYFPSLHLYAMIYQPLFALAGGLLVAVFLYGFSRRRGKVNTDYLLLGGIAAAAGFSALMVVMGADMENNSYQAVARWLAGNIWGSSWYQVKTLLPYLLVLIPFLLWRAGIMDVLQLGEETASSLGIKVEKERLLLLFIAVALAASCISVSGGIGFIGLVAPHIARRIVGVRHGYLLPASMLTGGLFLLLADTAGRSLFQSIEVPVGIVISVLAAPYFLYLLHRR; from the coding sequence ATGCATAAAAATCATCAACGGCTGCTTTTCCTGGGGCTGCTTTTTTCAGGGGTTCTGGTTGCCATGTTGCTTGCTGTGAACTGTGGGTATGCAAGGATTTCTTATGATCAGGTTCTGATGACCGTTTGGCGGCCTTGGGAATCCGGGGCCTCGCTTGTGTTGGTGCAGATCCGTCTGCCCCGTATTGTTCTGGCGGTTCTCTGCGGTATGGGGCTGGCGTTGTCCGGTTGTACCCTCCAGTCAGTGACGGAAAATCCCCTGGCTGATCCGGGAATTCTGGGGATTAATGCGGGAGCCGGTCTTATGGTGGTGATCTTTCTGGCCTATTTTCCGTCCCTGCATCTCTACGCCATGATCTATCAGCCCTTGTTCGCCTTGGCCGGGGGGCTGCTGGTGGCTGTGTTTCTCTACGGTTTTTCCCGTCGGAGAGGCAAGGTTAATACGGATTACCTTCTTCTGGGAGGAATTGCTGCCGCCGCCGGATTTTCCGCACTGATGGTTGTTATGGGAGCTGATATGGAAAACAACAGCTACCAGGCGGTGGCCCGCTGGCTGGCCGGCAACATCTGGGGGAGCAGTTGGTATCAGGTGAAAACCCTTCTCCCATATTTATTGGTCCTGATTCCTTTTCTCTTATGGCGGGCGGGCATTATGGATGTTCTCCAGCTTGGGGAAGAGACGGCTTCTTCCCTAGGTATCAAGGTGGAAAAAGAGCGGCTACTGCTCCTTTTTATTGCTGTCGCCCTGGCTGCCAGCTGCATCTCCGTCAGTGGCGGAATTGGGTTTATCGGCTTGGTAGCTCCCCATATAGCAAGACGGATAGTAGGGGTGCGGCATGGTTATTTGCTCCCCGCTTCTATGCTTACAGGCGGACTTTTTCTGCTTCTGGCGGATACGGCAGGACGGTCCTTGTTCCAGTCCATTGAAGTTCCGGTGGGGATTGTCATCTCTGTTTTGGCTGCCCCTTATTTTCTCTATTTACTGCACAGAAGATGA